TTCACACCGGCTTCGAGCTGTTCGCGGGTGAATTCCTTGGTTTCGGTGCCCCAGGCGACTTTGGCCTTCGCGGCGGTCATGTGAGTGACTTTGAGCGTGAGGCGGTTCAGCTCTTCATTGAAGGCGGTGAAGGGGAGGATGCTGCGGGTGCCGTTGGCATCCTTTTTGTCGCCATCGAAGCAGAAGGGCCACTTGGTGCTGGCGAGTGTGACGGCGCCGCCAGTGCCTTTTTTGACTTCGTGACCAGCGGTGGTGGTGGTGGGGCCTTGCAGGTCGATGGTGATGGTGCCGATCTCGCCATCAAGGCCGAGGGCCTTCAAAAAGGCCTGCGCCATGAGGAGCCTGGCCGGAGGCCGCAGGGTGGAATCCATCTCCTCCAAAGGGGCCGTAGCCTTTGCCGAGGGCGGCTTTGGATTTCACCAGTGCTGCGATCATGGTGTCGTGCACATTGGCAAAGGGCTGCTGGTTCTCGGTGGCGAGTTTTTCGGCGATGCTGCGCAGTTGGGCGAGGTTTTCATTGTACACGCCGCCCTGGATGGTGGGGCGATTGAAGTAATCTGGATCGACGGCACCGGGGGAGCCGACGGCGATGTTTTGGACGCCGACCTTTTTCAGGCCTGCGATGACGGCACGCATGTTTTTTCATATTCGGCACCGATCTCGGGCACGTAGGCTTTGTAGCTGCCGTCGTTCATGCCGTAGCAAGTGGTGGCGACGTTGGGCTTAAAGACGGCGAGATCGTTCTCCAGCCGCGCGGCGAATCCGCCGGCCCGCTCGCCGCCCCAGCCGAACTGAAAGACGTGGATGTCACTGCGCCCGGAGCAGGCGAGGAGATAGGCCTCAATGAATTTGGAGTAGAGCTTCTGCTCCGTGATGCTGTCGCCGATGATGGCGACGCGTGCTTTTGGAGGGAGGGCGGTGGCAGCGCGGAGGGTAGCTGCGGTGACGACGAGGAGGCTGAGGAGCGTGAGGATGCGCATGGCGGGGCTTTTATCGCTGAATCTGGCGCAATCTGGCAAGATTTGTTTCGCCGCGAGTGCGCTGCCGTCATGTGTCACGCTGCTTTAGGCGTCGGAGCATCTCGCGGATGTCCCCCGCGCCTTTGATGGAGACGTAGAGAGTGACGGTGCTATACCAGAGTAGGCAGGCGAGTGTGAGGATGAACCAAAAAGTGGTCATAAGGCTTTGGCGGAGGGTTTGAGCAATGAACCGGCGATCATGCCGAGAGCTGCCGCGATGAAGGCGGCGATGCCCGCGGCATCTTTGCCGATGCTGGCGGCGAAGGCTGCTGTGGAGGGCATTTTCTCCAGTGTGAGATGTGCCACAGGCACGGCTGCACCGAGTAGGATGCCGCAGATGGCCCCCCAGTCATTCGCCCGCCGCCAGTAGCAGCAGGCGATGAGCAAGACGGACATGCTGCTGAGGTAAATGGAGCCTGTGAGCAGCAGGTACGACCAGACATTCCCCTCAATGTGATAAAACAGGCCAAAGATGAGCAGATAGAGGCCGATGAGGGCGACGATGCAGCGATTCCACCGAATGGCGCGGTCATCTGGCCATGGGCCACGGCGAAAGGGAGCGAGGATGTCATGGTAAATGACGCTGCCCCAACTGAGCATGTAGCTGGAGTTCGTGCTCATGTCCGCTGCGAGCATGGCGGCGATGAGTAGCCCCATGAGTCCTACGGGCAAAAAGGTGCTGAGAAAGCGCGGCATGGCTAGCAGGGAGGCATCAGCCATTTTTTCCTGTGCTCCTGCGGGTAGCGCTGCGGTCTCCTCGGTGCTGAGGGCGGCCAGTGGTGCTCCGACGGCGGAGGACTGGATTTTTTCTGCTACAGCGGCGGGGATGGCCGAGCGGTCTGCTGGAGAGAGCTCCTGGAGCGGTGCCCAGCCCGCTGCTGCGAGAGCGGCGATGCCCCAGATACCCGGCAGCAGAAAGCGGCATACGAAAAAGAAGCTGGTGCGGGTGTAGATGCGCTGACTGGTCTCACTATCCCGCGCAGAGAGGATGCGCACGATCACAGCCTGCCAAGTGAGTGCAGCAGCGGCATTGGCGATGAATTGATTCGCGAGAAAGGTCCAGCCCAGAGCTGGATTGGCCAGAGGACTGAAGCCGCCTGCTCCGTGGTGCCGCCGCACGGTGTCCACCAGGGTATTCCAGCCGATGTTTTTCAAAATGAGCGCACTCACGATGAGTAGCCCGGCGCTCATGACGATGAATTGCAGATAATCAGTGACTAGCACACTGAGCATGCCGCCGAGCACGGTGTAGATCACCACCATGAGCAGCAGCGCTGCCATGATGAGCGTGAGATGCACCAGATCGAAGCCCGCCACGGTACAGAGGAATTTCCCGCCGATCTGGAGGAACACGCCCATGTTTAGTAGCCCGCCTAGCACGATGACGATGCCGCTGAGCCAGCGCACCTTGCGGCCAAAGCGGCTCTCAAACATCTCTGGCAGTGTCATAGCTCCTGCTTGGCGCAGGGGCTTGATGCAGAATCCGCTCCAGCCGATGAGCAACATCGCCAATGCAGAGCACAGACCCGGCACCGCACCGCTGAAGCCCCTGTGTGTAGCCTGCCTGCGCCGGTACATGCAGGTGATGATGCCGAATTCTGTCGCGGCGAGTGAGGCGATCCCCAGGTGCAGATTCATCTCACGTCCGGCGACGAGGTAGTCCTCCAGTTTCCCGACGTAGCGCCGCATGGCGATGCCTGCGGCCATCGTGATGAGTAGGTACAGCCCCACGATGCTGCCGTCATAAAGCCAGTGAAAGTGCGTCATGGTAAAAAGAAGGAAAACAGGCCCCAAGGGCTGCTTTATGCCGCCAAGGCCGAAAAAGGACAAGATTTCCAGAATGGCGCAGCATTGGGCATTTTCGGCCTGCTGGAGTTCCGGGCTCATTTTGGGCTTAAAAAGCCATTGAAACAGCAGAGTCGGCCTCTACTGTCCACGCCCTCTCCAATCCTACCCCCTTCCTTTATGGCTGACGCAGCGAACAAATACTCCCAGAACGTGTCCGGCGCTTACTATGTGGACGATCAGTGCATCGACTGCGACCTCTGCCGTGAAACTGCTCCCGCGAACTTCAAACGCGATGACGACGGCGGTCACTCCTACCTTTTTAAGCAGCCTGAAAACGACGATGAAACGAAACTCTGCGAGGAAGCCCTCACTGGCTGCCCTGTCGAGGCCATCGGTCGTGACGGCGAAGGCTGATCCGAGGCTGTTTTTTGATCGCTCCCTCTGAGTGTGTGCCTCATCAAGGCATGCGCGGCTGAGTTTACTTGGTCTGACTGAGCACCAGCCAGCGTGGCTCGATCACCTCTTTGATCAGCAAGCATTGATCTGACTGTGCATTTTCTGGGTAGGCGACACGCATCGTGTAGCCATATAGTGCGCTACCAGCGGCGGTGCCAGCGAGCTGCGCAGAGAGCCAGCGCCCTAGCTCCGACTCGCGCTCGGCGAAGCCGTAGAGTGTGTCCACACCGTTCGGGCCGATCATTTTGACGCAGAGGTAGCGATTGCTGTCTGTGAACTCGTAGTTGTAGTACTCAAAGAGTCGCACAAAGGCGCGGATCATCACAGGCTCGATCGGGCGGCTTCGCTTCAGCTCGGCGAAGCTCTGTTCGCAGCGGCCGATGACGCTTTCCCAGTCAATAAGGAAGCTGCCTTTGTCTCCACGGCGCATGGCGATTTCGAGCAAGCCTGTGGTGCGCGTGCTCTTGTAGCTGAAGTAGAGAATCTCGTGTCCTTCAATGAGCAGGCGCTTTTTATCCAATAGCTCCCCGTGATCTGGGTCTAGCTCGTGATCGATTTCGTAATACTGGCGCATGTAGGGCTCTATCCGCCCGGCTTCGAAGACCAGTGGCAGGCGATCCTTCACATCCTTGGCTACCCAAAACTTCTCTAGCGCCTGCTCGGCCTCTTTAAAGTCAGGTGCGTCCATCTGCGGTGTCAGTTCTTTGGCGAGGGTAGCCTGTGGTACGCTGGATTTAGTCTCTGAATTGGCGACGTGTGGCGTCGTCTCGTTCAGACCTACGGGAGAAGTCTGCTCCATGTCATCGCTGAGGATGCCCGCATCAGCATCAAGGCCAAGTTTTTCCATCGCCCGAATTTTCGCTTCTTGTTGCTGTGCTCGCTCCAGGATCATCGTGCGGCGTTTGACCTCGTTGCCAAACCACTGCCAGCCAGCGACCAGACAGAGGATCAAACACACGCAGAGTGTCGCAGCCACGCCGATGAAGGCACGGTGGGGAGCTACAGAGCCGGTGGTCATGATGTTGAGGCGGAATTGATTCTGGGAATCGCAGGGAAGAGGGACGAGAACATGGCTTGGAATCTGCTCATTCTCAAGCAATTAGACTCTTTCATGCTTCGAGTGCGTGATGTGTTTTTACCCCCAGAAGCAAAACGGCCCGCGTTCGTGATAAACGCGGGCCGTGCTGGCAGAGAACTGATTCGGCTTATTTGTCGAAGAAGGACTGCTCTTCGGTATCCGCGACTTTGAGGTAACGGTAGTACACCTCGAGCTGGAGAGTGCAGAGGCACTGGCGGTAGATGTCATCTGCGGCGTCACCGGCTGCGTAGTTCGGGCGGCCACGCTTGAAGGAGCCGTCTGGCTGCGCTGCGGAGAGGATCTGGGGAAGGAATTGCTGATTATAGAACTTCCACTCTTCACCACCGACTTGGAAGAAGGCTTGGGTGTAGTAGTACCAGCAGTAGAGGTTGCAGTTCTTATTCCAATCGAGGGGCTCTGCGGCGAGGAAACTCATGGAGGAACTTGACAGCCTTCTTGGTGGAGGAGGATTTGTTCTTAGCCATGGTTTCGGTTGGCAGGATGCCGACGCCTGTGAGGGACCACTGATTGTAGTGGGCGTCGCGGTTGGCACCGCCGAAGCCGCCGTCTTTGGTTTGCATGCCTTCCATGTATTCCAGCATCTTTTGATACAGCCTTCGAGGCCGTCGATCTTGAGTTTGGTGTTTTTGGCGGCTTTGATGGCCTGGAACTGCCAGCCTACGACGGAGAGGTCATTCGCGCCTTTGTTATAGACGATTTTCTTTGCCACGTAGCCCCAGCCGCCTTTGGCGGACTGGTTTTCGATGATGATTTTGACGCCTTTTCAAAGGCCTCACGCATGCCGGGGAGGGGCTTGGCTCCGAGACGGGCCAGGGTGCCATCTCGCCGAGTGCGTAGGTGGCGATGCCGTGCTCATAGGTGCCTGCGCCGCCTTGCCCGCCGCCCTGCCAGCCTTCAGTGATGAGGCCGTGGGGATTCTTTTTGCTGAGCTCGATGAGGTAGTTGATGCCTTTGAGGACGGTGTCGCCGTAGAAGGGGCTTTCGGGAGTCTCGCAGCGACCGAGGAAGCAGAGGAGGGAGAGGCCGGTCATCGCGGCTTTGTTTCCACGGCCCCAGGAGCCATCGGCGTTCTGTTTGTTTTTGAGCCATTCGAGGGAGGCACTCACGACAGCTTCGCACTCAGGATTGCCGCCGGTTTGGCGGAGTTTTTCGAGACGCTCGGCTGGTGCGCAGCGGCTGCGCATGGAGGGAGGGAGTGCGGAGAAGCCGGAGGCTCCGCCGATGCCCATTCCTTTGCCGAAGCCACCGCCCATACCGCCGCCGCCGAAGCCGCCGCTGCTCATGGCACCGCCACCGACGGAGCTCATGGCATCCGGGATGTCGAGAGAGTCAGGTGGGGCCTCTGGGAGGGAAATCTCGGCATTCACGCTAGTGGTGACGATTTTCTTCATCGGCGTGGTTTTGCTGATGGAGGAGCGTTTTTTCTGCTGGACCTTGTGCTGGAGGTCCTGGCTGGCCTGCTGGCCCTGCTGGGTGCCGCCACCGGGGAGGAAATCGACCTGTTTTTCGACCATTTGATGGGCGACGACGATCAGGCCCATGGCGATAAGGATACCGGCATGGACAAGGATGGAGAAGCCGAGGGAGCCCGCTCGATTTTTTCCAAAGTGCGCATGAAGGCACTCTGCGGCTTGGATTCGAAGTGGTGGACGGCCTCTGGATGGAAAAGCTCCTCGGCAGGGATGGCGTGGACTTCCTCATGACCATGGGCGGAGTCATCGGCGATAGCGACGGCTGCGACGACGGGTGCTGGAGCCTGCACTGCGGTTGCGACTGGGGCAGCGGGTGCCTTTGGCGCGGGTGCGGCGGGTGCTGCAGGTGCCTTTGGCGTGGGTGCGGAGGGTGATTTCGGGTCGGGCCGCAGGTTTGCCAGTAGGGGCGGATGCTGGGGCGGCAGGGGCAGGCGTCGCAGGAGCGGCTGATGGCGCGGGAGGCGGCATGACGGCCGGCATCGGCATGGTGCTCGGAGGTGGCATCATGCCAGGGTGCATCGGATAGCCCTGGGGATAACCGGGCATCTGCGGGGGTAGCCGTAGCCTGGTGGCATACCAAGGGCATCTGCGGCGGATAGCCCTGGGGGTGGCATGGGAGAAGCCCTGCGGCGGCATGGGGATAGCCCTGGGGGGTAGCCCTGCTGTGGCATGGGATAGCCTTGGGGATAACCCTGGGGGTAGCCTTGCATTTGCGGTGGGTAGCCCTGCGGCGGCATGTATCCCGGTGGCATCATGGGCTGGGTCGCTCCAGGATGCTGCGGATAGCCGGGAGGTACTGCTCCTGGCTGCTGCGGTGGCTGCTGATTGGGGTCCGGATTACTCATAAAAGGATAGTCGTGCTGATGCGGGTTGCAGGGGAAACACTCGCGGGTTGGGCGTTTCTTGGGGTAAAAGAGAAACTTTTTTCAGTCCGGTGTTCAGGAATAATTAGAATCCAGCGTCGCTGCCGACGGTGAAGGTGACATTTGCGACCTTGGCGATGGCGAGGGAGTTCAGCACGTCGATGACGCGCTCGTATTTGGCCTGCTCCTCAGCCTCGATGGTGACGATGACTTTGGCGT
The Verrucomicrobiaceae bacterium DNA segment above includes these coding regions:
- a CDS encoding ferredoxin; translated protein: MADAANKYSQNVSGAYYVDDQCIDCDLCRETAPANFKRDDDGGHSYLFKQPENDDETKLCEEALTGCPVEAIGRDGEG